From the Clavibacter phaseoli genome, one window contains:
- the sdhA gene encoding succinate dehydrogenase flavoprotein subunit, with amino-acid sequence MTTDTATPGSEPSASTIVDGVHYHQFDIVIVGAGGAGMRAAIEAGPQANTAVISKLYPTRSHTGAAQGGMAAALANVEEDSWEWHTFDTVKGGDYLVDQDAAEILAKEAIDAVIDLENMGLPFNRTPDGKIDQRRFGGHTADHGKSPVRRSCYAADRTGHMILQTLYQNCVKFGINFYNEFYVLDLVMAEVDGKQQPAGVVALELSTGEIHVFQAKAVIFATGGFGKIYKTTSNAHTLTGDGVGIIWRKGLPLEDMEFFQFHPTGLAGLGILLSEAARGEGAILRNSEGERFMERYAPTIKDLAPRDIVARCMATEIREGRGAGPNKDYVYLDITHLEPAVIDAKLPDITEFARTYLGVEPYTEPVPVLPTAHYAMGGIPTNIKAEVLSDNTTVVPGLYAAGECACVSVHGSNRLGTNSLLDINVFGKRAGNYAAEYVKTVDFTPLPADAADFVKGLVEGARNSNGTERISTLRRELQESMDRNAQVFRTEDTLIEVTKVIADLRERYTNIQVQDKGQRFNTDLLEAIELGFLLDLAEVVVYSAMYRKESRGGHFREDFPKRDDENYMVHTMAYLTGDAHSADAGDHIKLSTKPVVITNYQPMERKY; translated from the coding sequence GTGACCACTGACACCGCGACCCCCGGTTCCGAGCCCTCCGCGAGCACCATCGTGGACGGCGTCCACTACCACCAGTTCGACATCGTGATCGTGGGTGCGGGCGGCGCCGGCATGCGCGCGGCGATCGAGGCGGGACCGCAGGCGAACACGGCCGTCATCTCGAAGCTCTACCCGACGCGCTCCCACACGGGCGCCGCGCAGGGCGGCATGGCCGCAGCCCTCGCGAACGTCGAGGAGGACAGCTGGGAGTGGCACACCTTCGACACCGTCAAGGGCGGCGACTATCTCGTCGACCAGGACGCGGCGGAGATCCTCGCGAAGGAGGCGATCGACGCGGTCATCGACCTCGAGAACATGGGCCTCCCCTTCAACCGGACGCCCGACGGCAAGATCGACCAGCGCCGCTTCGGCGGACACACGGCCGACCACGGCAAGAGCCCCGTGCGCCGGTCCTGCTACGCGGCCGACCGCACGGGCCACATGATCCTGCAGACGCTGTACCAGAACTGCGTCAAGTTCGGCATCAACTTCTACAACGAGTTCTACGTGCTCGACCTCGTCATGGCCGAGGTCGACGGGAAGCAGCAGCCCGCGGGCGTCGTGGCCCTCGAGCTCTCGACCGGCGAGATCCACGTCTTCCAGGCGAAGGCCGTGATCTTCGCGACCGGCGGCTTCGGCAAGATCTACAAGACGACCTCGAACGCGCACACGCTCACGGGCGACGGCGTCGGGATCATCTGGCGCAAGGGCCTGCCGCTCGAGGACATGGAGTTCTTCCAGTTCCACCCGACCGGCCTGGCCGGCCTCGGCATCCTCCTGTCGGAGGCGGCCCGCGGCGAGGGCGCGATCCTCCGCAACAGCGAGGGCGAGCGCTTCATGGAGCGGTACGCCCCCACCATCAAGGACCTCGCGCCGCGCGACATCGTCGCCCGGTGCATGGCCACCGAGATCCGCGAGGGCCGCGGCGCGGGCCCGAACAAGGACTACGTCTACCTCGACATCACGCACCTCGAGCCCGCCGTCATCGACGCGAAGCTCCCCGACATCACGGAGTTCGCGCGCACGTACCTCGGCGTCGAGCCCTACACGGAGCCCGTGCCCGTGCTGCCGACCGCGCACTACGCGATGGGCGGCATCCCCACGAACATCAAGGCCGAGGTCCTCTCCGACAACACGACCGTGGTCCCGGGCCTCTACGCGGCCGGCGAGTGCGCGTGCGTGTCGGTGCACGGATCCAACCGCCTCGGCACCAACTCGCTCCTCGACATCAACGTGTTCGGCAAGCGCGCGGGCAACTACGCCGCCGAGTACGTCAAGACGGTCGACTTCACGCCGCTGCCCGCCGACGCGGCCGACTTCGTGAAGGGCCTCGTCGAGGGCGCGCGCAACTCCAACGGCACCGAGCGGATCTCGACGCTGCGTCGCGAGCTGCAGGAGTCCATGGACCGCAACGCCCAGGTGTTCCGCACCGAGGACACGCTGATCGAGGTCACCAAGGTGATCGCCGACCTGCGCGAGCGGTACACGAACATCCAGGTGCAGGACAAGGGCCAGCGCTTCAACACGGACCTGCTCGAGGCCATCGAGCTCGGCTTCCTGCTCGACCTCGCGGAGGTCGTCGTGTACTCGGCGATGTACCGCAAGGAGAGCCGCGGCGGCCACTTCCGCGAGGACTTCCCGAAGCGCGACGACGAGAACTACATGGTGCACACCATGGCGTACCTCACGGGCGACGCCCACAGCGCGGACGCCGGCGACCACATCAAGCTGAGCACCAAGCCCGTCGTCATCACGAACTACCAGCCGATGGAGCGGAAGTACTGA